A genomic region of Planococcus kocurii contains the following coding sequences:
- a CDS encoding THUMP domain-containing class I SAM-dependent RNA methyltransferase produces MTTFKLLATAAMGLESIVANEVKELGYETETENGKVFFEGNERDIAKTNLWLRTADRVKIIAGEFNAYTFDELFERTKEIEWEKFLPLDAEFPVQGKSVKSTLHSVPNCQSIVKKAIVERLKKAYHHNSFLDETGPRFKIEVSILKDKVQLSIDTSGAGLHKRGYRLDQGEAPLKETLAAALVKLSRWTPDRPFVDPFCGSGTIAIEAAMIGQNLAPGYNRDFDSEEWPWIGQEIWDEVRAEAEELANYDQPLNITGTDIDRRMLTIAEENAREAGFSDLIHFEQRQVKDFVATEENGVVVGNPPYGERIGEIEIIEEMIADMGRVFAKHTTWSVYMLSSMGRFETLYGQPATKKRKLFNGFIRTDLFQFWGERSKK; encoded by the coding sequence ATGACAACATTTAAATTGCTCGCAACAGCTGCAATGGGCCTTGAGTCTATCGTAGCTAACGAAGTAAAAGAATTAGGCTATGAAACAGAAACCGAGAACGGCAAAGTATTTTTTGAAGGAAATGAGCGAGATATCGCCAAAACCAATTTATGGTTGCGTACGGCTGACCGTGTGAAAATTATTGCCGGTGAATTTAATGCTTACACGTTTGATGAGTTGTTTGAACGCACAAAAGAAATCGAGTGGGAGAAATTTCTGCCACTCGATGCTGAATTTCCAGTTCAAGGGAAATCAGTAAAATCTACTTTGCACAGTGTGCCAAACTGTCAGTCAATCGTTAAAAAAGCAATTGTTGAGCGCTTGAAAAAAGCTTATCATCACAATTCATTTTTAGATGAAACAGGGCCTCGTTTTAAAATTGAAGTATCGATTTTAAAAGATAAAGTTCAATTATCGATTGATACGAGCGGAGCTGGTTTGCATAAACGCGGCTATCGTTTAGATCAAGGTGAAGCGCCTCTAAAAGAAACATTGGCTGCAGCACTTGTGAAATTGTCAAGATGGACGCCTGATCGTCCTTTCGTAGATCCATTTTGTGGTTCAGGTACGATTGCTATTGAAGCAGCGATGATTGGTCAAAATCTAGCGCCTGGTTACAACCGTGACTTTGATAGCGAAGAATGGCCATGGATTGGACAAGAAATTTGGGATGAAGTCCGTGCAGAAGCAGAAGAGTTGGCAAATTATGATCAACCCTTGAACATTACAGGGACAGATATCGATCGCCGCATGCTGACAATTGCAGAAGAAAATGCTCGCGAAGCTGGATTTTCAGACTTGATTCACTTTGAACAGCGACAGGTCAAAGACTTTGTTGCAACAGAAGAAAATGGCGTTGTTGTAGGGAATCCACCGTACGGAGAGCGTATTGGTGAAATTGAAATTATTGAAGAAATGATTGCAGACATGGGACGTGTCTTTGCAAAACACACAACTTGGTCTGTTTATATGCTGTCATCGATGGGGCGTTTTGAAACACTTTACGGACAACCTGCAACGAAAAAACGTAAATTATTTAATGGATTTATCCGTACGGATCTTTTCCAATTTTGGGGAGAACGTTCTAAAAAATAA
- the gpsB gene encoding cell division regulator GpsB, translated as MENKFTSKDILEKDFKTAMRGYNQDEVDHFLDEVIQDYEAFSKRIEQLQNENKRLRTELENTPRKQATPAPGTTNFDILRRLSHLENHVFGNKLDNN; from the coding sequence ATGGAAAATAAATTTACGTCTAAGGACATACTAGAAAAAGATTTTAAAACAGCTATGCGTGGCTACAATCAAGACGAAGTCGATCATTTCTTGGATGAAGTCATTCAGGACTATGAAGCTTTCTCAAAACGAATCGAACAACTTCAAAATGAAAACAAACGTTTACGGACGGAATTGGAAAATACTCCAAGAAAACAAGCGACACCGGCACCAGGGACTACAAATTTTGATATTCTACGACGCTTGTCTCATCTAGAAAATCATGTATTTGGCAACAAATTAGACAATAACTAA